From Theileria annulata chromosome 1, complete sequence, *** SEQUENCING IN PROGRESS ***, one genomic window encodes:
- a CDS encoding phosphatidylserine decarboxylase, putative (Tap465h02.q1ca.cand.26 - score = 13.62;~SMART pfam:PS_Dcarbxylase (PF02666) at aa 38-209, E()=6.20e-28;~1 probable transmembrane helix predicted for TA09760 by TMHMM2.0 at aa 23-45;~Signal anchor predicted for TA09760 by SignalP 2.0 HMM (Signal peptide probability 0.000, signal anchor probability 1.000) with cleavage site probability 0.000 between residues 28 and 29), translating to MVYSPVSTHGFIYLGLLSLSVSLSLLFSYYVAFFLFVVLVFVVYFFRDPKRTVPCDDSLVLSPADGLVTSVELVKSPLGDGTTLTRVAVFLNVFNVHVNRSPVTGVVKSVEYLKGKFLNTLDEDSVTKNEMIRTVFKSTHGNHTFIVEQLAGLIARRVVCDLNPDNTVKLGSRMGIIKFGSRVNTFVPKEMKVLVSKGQKVKAGETIFAYMDPNTKEPLKYRVC from the coding sequence ATGGTTTATTCCCCAGTTTCAACTCATggttttatatatttaggACTTTTATCCCTTTCCGTATCGctatcattattattttcctaTTATGTAGCCTTTTTTCTTTTTGTTGTTTTAGTTTTTGTAGTTTATTTCTTTCGTGACCCAAAGAGAACAGTACCATGTGATGATTCATTAGTTTTGAGCCCAGCAGATGGATTAGTAACTTCAGTGGAATTAGTAAAGTCACCATTGGGTGATGGTACAACATTAACCAGAGTTGCCGTGTTTTTGAATGTCTTCAATGTCCACGTAAATCGTTCACCCGTAACAGGTGTTGTTAAATCGGTAGAATATTTGAAGGGGAAATTCCTTAACACACTAGATGAAGATTCCGTTACTAAAAATGAGATGATTCGTACAGTATTCAAATCAACACATGGGAATCATACCTTCATTGTAGAACAACTCGCTGGCTTAATAGCAAGAAGAGTCGTCTGTGATTTGAACCCAGATAATACTGTTAAATTGGGCTCTAGAATGGGAATAATCAAGTTTGGAAGTAGAGTTAATACGTTTGTTCCAAAGGAAATGAAAGTTCTCGTATCAAAAGGACAAAAGGTCAAAGCCGGAGAGACAATTTTTGCATACATGGATCCTAATACTAAAGAACCCCTTAAATATCGTGtttgttaa